From Hermetia illucens chromosome 6, iHerIll2.2.curated.20191125, whole genome shotgun sequence, one genomic window encodes:
- the LOC119659197 gene encoding cytochrome c oxidase subunit 5A, mitochondrial: MLRSAAAQLTGVVKGSMGMSAARIAAVGGVRASHGHAETDEQFDQRYEAFFNRKDIDGWEVRKGMNDILGMDLVPDPKIISAGLKACRRVNDYALAVRWLEGCKDKCGAKTAEIYPYLLNEIRPTLNELGVLTPEEMGYDCPELALKTVYDD; encoded by the coding sequence ATGTTGCGATCGGCTGCCGCACAACTCACAGGAGTAGTGAAAGGATCGATGGGCATGTCTGCGGCCCGTATCGCAGCCGTCGGTGGAGTACGTGCCTCTCATGGGCATGCCGAGACCGACGAGCAATTCGACCAACGCTACGAGGCGTTCTTCAACCGCAAGGACATCGATGGCTGGGAAGTGCGTAAGGGCATGAACGACATCCTCGGCATGGACTTGGTGCCGGACCCAAAGATCATTTCCGCTGGCCTGAAGGCTTGTCGTCGGGTCAACGACTATGCTCTGGCCGTGAGGTGGTTGGAAGGATGCAAGGACAAGTGCGGCGCCAAGACGGCAGAGATCTACCCATACCTCTTGAATGAAATCCGCCCGACTTTGAACGAGTTGGGAGTCCTTACGCCCGAGGAAATGGGCTACGACTGTCCCGAATTGGCATTGAAGACAGTTTACGATGACTAG
- the LOC119659196 gene encoding uncharacterized protein CG16817, protein MSPDAAVPPPVSWAQQSDLLYVTVNVECKDVDYKFTENSMHFKGVSVLENKPYEVTLNFLRNINPDKVTLLNSKRSLEFKIYKAETGPFWPTLTNDKKKPHFLKVDFNKWKDDDSDQEQEPESMDLLNKLVDMGVGKDEKPSFDDFDDEEEDSDDENIPNLTDGSGDSNKDNPAPAETDTTTEQKN, encoded by the exons ATGTCACCAGATGCAGC AGTACCACCACCGGTGTCATGGGCTCAACAATCTGACCTTTTATACGTAACGGTGAATGTGGAATGCAAAGACGTTGATTACAA ATTCACAGAGAATAGTATGCACTTTAAGGGGGTATCTGTACTAGAAAACAAACCTTACGAAGTAACCTTGAACTTTCTCCGCAATATTAATCCAGATAAAGTAACGCTTTTAAATAGTAAACGATCCCTTGAGTTTAAAATCTACAAA GCTGAAACGGGACCCTTCTGGCCAACACTAACGAATGACAAGAAGAAGCCACACTTCCTTAAGGTAGATTTTAATAAGTGGAAGGATGACGATTCCGATCAAGAGCAAG aACCCGAATCCATGGATTTATTAAATAAGTTAGTAGATATGGGTGTTGGTAAGGACGAGAAACCATCGTTTGATGACTTCGATGACGAGGAGGAAGACTCGGACGACGAGAATATCCCGAATTTAACGGACGGCTCAGGTGACAGTAATAAAGATAATCCGGCGCCAGCTGAAACCGACACTACCACGGAGCAAAAGAACTAA